One window of Aliarcobacter lanthieri genomic DNA carries:
- a CDS encoding HD domain-containing protein gives MIKNFHLNDFSENSFDTSKIFKKTYLDYLKSANTDDSRLFFKKHTKNIDKFLFQIFSYISSNITINRFVSFIALGSYARVELCLHSDIDIMILYKNSNSYDIAQIIEKFVAFAWDCGLKLGLRVVNISEIEELYDLAADDITIKTSLLESRHIFGSKRIYQDFELFVSNLRQIDKKKFILEQLTTHTKRLKKYPLDMQVNLKEGYGGIREANMLFWILNVVYDVQKAKELVGIKFNLNEYKKFTQALDFIFQARNTLHTINKKKVDTITFDILPEFSKKLNFKNEFECMYKIFLSLHIVHNFHSNMSSKFVKSIFFEKENLKNLKSNRYKKGIYIIESRLYCSFNRKAIKLSSLLKEILSFPQSVNGFDRSYVYFASQTKIPKKINQSIKKDIKNILSNENLYAILKLFYNSELINILIPNFKRILNLAQFDGYHRHPVDIHSLQTLKFVSQIEDEFIKDIYINLNKDEKIITRLVALFHDFGKGRRKDHHIIGENIFKNIMKNFGFEEELIKTGANIIRYHDQMSRISMNEDIYSQKTILNFIGLFKNINEIKILYILTYCDICAVNKYLFNNSTSELLKVLYKKSILAFKDPELIRASITRVSKLNRIKTLTNYQDLPNTLKRKISQISSTQIFLRLKSSDILDIAIKAKDVSTYTFEIINESYLKIRITRKIPLNLGYLLGKLKYLDMNSMNIFKLYDEKKIFEISFSKKALDEELYLIEEIINESFDMSKTITLKKPIIHRQNIKIDCDHSEGIASMKIKTKVQQGLFAYIAKVFDDFGIEVESSTLTTSKGVARDLLLIEKNGNFCKNQEKILNLICI, from the coding sequence ATGATTAAAAATTTTCACTTAAATGATTTTAGTGAAAATAGCTTCGATACTTCAAAAATATTTAAAAAAACTTATCTGGATTACTTAAAAAGTGCAAATACTGATGATAGTAGACTATTTTTTAAAAAACATACAAAAAATATTGATAAATTTTTGTTTCAAATATTTTCTTATATAAGTTCTAATATTACAATAAATCGTTTTGTAAGTTTTATTGCTTTAGGCTCTTATGCTAGAGTTGAATTATGTTTACATTCCGATATAGATATTATGATTTTATATAAAAATAGTAACTCTTATGATATTGCGCAGATTATAGAAAAGTTTGTTGCTTTTGCATGGGATTGTGGTTTAAAATTGGGTTTAAGAGTTGTAAATATTAGTGAGATAGAAGAACTTTATGACTTAGCAGCAGATGATATCACAATCAAAACTTCTCTTTTAGAATCAAGACATATTTTTGGCTCAAAAAGAATTTATCAAGATTTTGAACTTTTTGTAAGCAATCTTAGGCAAATAGATAAAAAGAAATTTATTCTAGAACAGCTTACAACTCATACAAAAAGATTAAAAAAATACCCTTTAGATATGCAAGTTAATTTAAAAGAAGGATATGGTGGGATAAGAGAAGCAAATATGCTTTTTTGGATATTAAATGTAGTTTATGATGTACAAAAAGCAAAAGAATTAGTAGGGATTAAATTTAATTTAAATGAATATAAAAAATTTACACAAGCCTTGGATTTTATATTTCAAGCACGTAATACATTACATACAATTAATAAAAAGAAGGTTGATACTATAACTTTTGATATTCTTCCTGAATTTAGCAAAAAACTTAATTTTAAAAATGAATTTGAGTGTATGTATAAAATATTTTTATCTCTTCATATAGTTCACAATTTTCACTCAAATATGAGTTCAAAATTTGTAAAATCTATCTTTTTTGAAAAAGAAAATTTAAAAAATTTAAAAAGTAATAGATATAAAAAAGGTATCTATATCATAGAAAGTAGACTTTATTGTTCTTTTAATAGAAAGGCTATAAAACTATCAAGTTTATTGAAAGAGATTTTAAGTTTTCCACAAAGTGTAAATGGATTTGATAGATCCTATGTATACTTTGCTAGTCAAACAAAAATACCAAAAAAAATTAATCAATCAATTAAAAAAGATATAAAGAATATACTATCAAATGAAAATTTATATGCTATATTAAAACTTTTTTATAATAGTGAACTTATCAATATTTTAATCCCAAATTTTAAAAGAATCCTAAATTTAGCACAATTTGATGGATATCATAGACATCCTGTTGATATTCATTCCTTACAAACTTTAAAATTTGTTTCACAAATAGAAGATGAATTCATCAAAGATATTTATATTAATTTAAATAAAGATGAAAAAATAATAACAAGACTTGTAGCATTATTTCATGATTTTGGTAAAGGAAGAAGAAAAGATCATCATATTATTGGAGAAAATATTTTTAAAAATATTATGAAAAATTTTGGCTTTGAAGAAGAACTTATAAAAACTGGTGCAAATATTATAAGATATCATGATCAAATGTCACGAATATCAATGAATGAAGATATATACTCTCAAAAAACTATTTTAAATTTCATAGGACTTTTTAAAAATATTAATGAAATAAAGATTTTATATATTCTTACATATTGTGATATTTGTGCAGTTAATAAATATCTTTTTAATAATTCAACATCAGAACTTCTAAAAGTTTTATATAAAAAAAGTATTCTAGCTTTTAAAGATCCAGAACTTATACGTGCAAGTATTACACGAGTATCAAAATTGAATCGTATAAAAACTTTAACAAATTATCAAGATCTACCAAACACTTTAAAAAGAAAAATATCACAAATATCTTCAACTCAAATATTTTTAAGGCTTAAAAGTAGTGATATCTTAGATATAGCAATTAAAGCAAAAGATGTATCAACTTATACCTTTGAAATTATTAATGAAAGCTATTTAAAAATTAGAATTACTAGAAAGATACCATTAAATTTAGGATATTTACTAGGAAAACTTAAATATCTAGATATGAATAGTATGAATATCTTCAAGTTATATGATGAGAAAAAGATATTTGAAATATCTTTTTCAAAAAAAGCCTTAGATGAAGAATTATATTTAATAGAAGAGATTATAAATGAATCTTTTGATATGAGTAAAACTATAACACTAAAAAAACCGATTATTCATAGACAAAATATAAAAATAGATTGTGATCATAGTGAAGGTATAGCTTCTATGAAAATAAAAACAAAAGTTCAACAAGGTTTATTTGCTTATATTGCAAAAGTTTTTGATGATTTTGGGATAGAAGTAGAAAGTTCAACACTAACTACTTCAAAAGGGGTTGCTAGAGATTTACTTTTAATAGAAAAAAATGGTAATTTTTGCAAAAATCAAGAAAAAATTTTGAATTTAATTTGTATATAA
- the fliM gene encoding flagellar motor switch protein FliM: MAEFLSQDEIDALLDIAEQGDDFDGTNPLDKFTAKEKNYSIYDFKKPNRVTLDQLKALTTMHDKMLREFTNDLSSMLRKVVDVKLTSIEQMTYGEFILSIPQVTSLSTLSMKPLDGKIVIECNPTISHKVIADLLGSGAVNTMDNLDRELTEIEIKVLEHFYKMFIKILYKTWSDVSSLNFRIESSDTNANAIQIVSDHDIVLLVVFEITIDEDSGFLSICYPISYIEPLLNKIVDKIFSEGKNKKLSRKQDIKTLISGSRMKIEPIMAETEMTTLEILNLKEGDVIVFNKNATSNDAIVYVNKKEKFSAACGISNNRKAIELKSNLDKEQQETLESLRIMREEREQKAKENAENIKKLLSERKSSSIPIG, from the coding sequence ATGGCAGAATTTTTAAGTCAAGATGAAATTGATGCTCTTTTAGATATTGCTGAACAAGGTGATGATTTTGATGGTACTAATCCTCTTGATAAATTTACAGCAAAAGAGAAAAACTACTCTATTTATGATTTTAAAAAACCAAATAGAGTAACTCTTGATCAATTAAAAGCTCTTACAACAATGCATGATAAAATGTTAAGAGAATTTACAAATGATTTATCTTCTATGCTTAGAAAAGTTGTAGATGTAAAACTTACATCTATTGAGCAGATGACTTATGGAGAGTTTATTTTATCAATTCCACAAGTGACTTCACTTAGTACACTATCTATGAAACCACTTGATGGGAAAATAGTAATAGAGTGTAACCCTACAATTTCTCATAAAGTTATTGCTGATTTACTTGGAAGTGGGGCAGTAAATACTATGGATAATTTAGATAGAGAACTTACAGAAATTGAGATAAAAGTTCTTGAACATTTTTATAAAATGTTTATTAAGATTTTATATAAAACATGGAGTGATGTCTCTAGTTTAAATTTTAGAATAGAATCTAGTGATACAAATGCAAATGCTATTCAAATTGTTTCAGACCACGATATAGTTCTACTAGTTGTATTTGAAATAACTATAGACGAAGACTCTGGATTCTTGTCTATTTGTTACCCTATTTCTTACATAGAACCTCTTTTAAATAAAATTGTTGATAAAATTTTTAGTGAAGGTAAAAATAAAAAACTTAGCCGTAAACAAGATATTAAAACTCTAATTTCTGGATCAAGAATGAAAATAGAACCAATTATGGCTGAAACTGAGATGACAACTCTAGAAATTTTAAATTTAAAAGAGGGAGATGTAATAGTATTTAACAAAAATGCAACTTCTAATGATGCTATAGTTTATGTAAATAAAAAAGAAAAATTTTCAGCTGCTTGTGGAATATCAAACAATAGAAAAGCTATAGAATTAAAATCAAATCTTGATAAAGAGCAACAAGAGACACTTGAATCTCTTAGAATCATGAGAGAAGAACGAGAACAAAAAGCAAAAGAGAATGCTGAAAATATTAAAAAACTTCTAAGTGAAAGAAAATCCAGTTCTATTCCTATAGGATAA
- a CDS encoding ankyrin repeat domain-containing protein, which produces MLGLLTSFNKYSNEDLIKELINPQFNIEYINKIYTKSNIDLNSLTYNNEPILISCCKKDLYNSCLWLLENKINLELENNLKESAIFYAIYSRDTKILETLIDFGANLNHLNNKNRTVLQESIHNSNNTVIRFLIQKSTMLTNCDNNGNNVLFDAIINGNINIIKKIISLKKIDINHKNSNGDTILHLGNSLKNIDLALYLLNQGADPTIVNGSQQSYLFYIITRGISGINFIKRASELNFNLNIKNSENKNILMKAVEHFLQICNTSKRDSQAELIKELVHLNINVQAIDNKNETIFFNITRSFDRDLIHYLLNNLEKLNLNRQNIDGLTVLSILVLSGIENYDLIKLYIEKGAKLDYKNKQGKSVIEVLIDIILHIDNNLFLEDIYKDSLVSTAQYKDILELLIKNYTININSLNSKDEPLFFPPLLNFNISLFKILRTKNINLNSKDISGDNIVFRLLEQDLIKKYEDRRVLLVTLKNLINAGVDVNSRNDKGMTTLEFSILNDKEDIVKLLLNLRVDCTFVDEKGRNIIHTMIFKDKEQFIKLIATYNGEILNQADSFGVKPINYAAFMGKRSVVLEMIELGASINNPYKKSPNILNFLQRYHKNILNISFDVQNKSDKSNLDRLAENMISEFDIEISKK; this is translated from the coding sequence ATGTTAGGATTGTTAACTAGTTTCAATAAATATTCAAATGAAGACCTAATAAAAGAGCTAATAAATCCTCAATTTAATATAGAATATATAAATAAAATCTATACAAAATCTAATATAGATTTAAACTCTTTAACTTATAATAATGAACCAATACTAATTTCTTGCTGTAAAAAAGACTTATATAATTCTTGTTTATGGTTGTTAGAAAATAAAATTAATTTGGAACTTGAAAATAACTTAAAAGAAAGTGCAATTTTTTATGCAATCTATTCAAGAGATACTAAGATTTTAGAAACACTAATAGACTTTGGAGCTAATCTAAATCATCTAAATAATAAAAATAGAACCGTTCTCCAAGAATCAATTCATAACTCAAATAATACAGTTATTAGATTTCTAATACAAAAATCTACTATGCTTACTAATTGTGATAACAATGGGAACAATGTCTTATTTGATGCAATTATAAATGGAAATATAAATATAATTAAAAAGATAATCTCTTTAAAAAAGATTGATATAAACCATAAGAATAGCAATGGTGATACTATTTTACATTTAGGAAATTCTTTAAAAAATATTGATTTAGCTTTATATTTATTAAACCAAGGTGCTGATCCAACTATAGTAAATGGGTCTCAACAAAGTTACCTATTTTATATTATTACAAGAGGTATTTCTGGAATTAACTTTATCAAAAGAGCAAGTGAACTAAATTTTAATTTAAATATAAAAAATAGTGAAAATAAAAATATTTTAATGAAAGCAGTTGAACACTTTTTACAGATTTGCAATACTTCAAAAAGAGACTCTCAAGCTGAACTTATAAAAGAATTAGTTCATCTAAATATAAATGTTCAAGCAATAGATAATAAAAATGAAACTATATTTTTTAATATTACAAGAAGTTTTGATAGAGATTTAATACATTATCTATTAAATAATTTAGAAAAATTAAATTTAAACAGGCAAAATATCGATGGTCTTACAGTATTATCGATTTTAGTTTTAAGTGGAATAGAAAACTATGATTTAATTAAGCTATATATTGAAAAAGGTGCTAAACTAGATTATAAAAATAAACAAGGAAAATCAGTAATTGAAGTTTTAATAGATATAATTTTACATATTGACAACAATTTATTTTTAGAAGATATCTATAAAGATAGTTTAGTATCAACTGCTCAATATAAAGATATTTTAGAGTTATTAATAAAAAACTATACTATAAACATTAATAGTTTGAATTCAAAAGATGAACCACTATTTTTTCCACCTTTATTAAATTTCAATATATCTTTATTTAAAATTTTAAGAACAAAAAATATAAATTTAAACTCAAAAGATATAAGTGGTGATAATATTGTTTTTAGACTTTTAGAACAAGATTTAATAAAAAAGTATGAGGATAGAAGAGTTCTATTAGTTACTTTAAAAAATCTTATAAATGCGGGAGTGGATGTAAATAGTCGAAATGATAAAGGGATGACTACTCTAGAGTTTTCAATATTAAATGATAAAGAAGATATAGTAAAACTTCTTCTTAATCTTAGAGTTGACTGTACTTTTGTAGATGAAAAAGGTAGAAATATCATACATACAATGATTTTTAAAGATAAAGAACAGTTTATAAAACTTATTGCTACATATAATGGTGAAATATTAAACCAAGCAGATTCTTTTGGTGTAAAACCTATAAATTATGCTGCATTTATGGGTAAAAGAAGTGTCGTTTTAGAGATGATTGAATTAGGTGCTTCTATAAATAACCCATACAAGAAGTCACCAAATATTTTAAATTTTTTACAAAGATATCATAAAAACATTTTAAATATATCTTTTGATGTACAAAATAAAAGTGACAAATCAAATTTAGATAGACTAGCAGAAAATATGATTTCTGAGTTTGATATAGAGATTTCAAAAAAATGA
- a CDS encoding ammonium transporter, with the protein METMSDMSYIIDTLYVLFAMTLVVFMYPGFAMLEAGIVRTKNVTAVLVINILIFAIASLGFVLVGYTVAFGEGLNDQTINYATVLFQMAFVGKAMNVMSGGISERARVVPLAIFTLIMGTILYPLVVNLTWGTNFLKDTILDISSMHDLAGSTIIHSTGGWALLAALLIIGARTGRYTKDGGIRVIPASNIPLVTLGALLLWIGWFGFNGGSVGTMATKEDAHLVSLVILNTNTAGFAGAIAVAIMMYVMYRKFDITMILNGGLGGLVSITAGADVMGVYSPILVGAIGGVLVVLGVFMFDKLRIDDPVGALSVHLINGIWGTLAVGIFVSDISFLAQLKGVVFVGVFVFVISFVLLFILNKIIPIRTKKDDELQGLDVGECGLEAYPEFKRAF; encoded by the coding sequence ATGGAAACAATGTCTGATATGTCATATATTATTGACACACTCTACGTACTGTTTGCAATGACTTTAGTTGTTTTTATGTATCCTGGCTTTGCTATGTTAGAAGCGGGAATTGTTAGAACAAAAAATGTTACTGCTGTCTTAGTTATAAATATTCTTATTTTTGCAATTGCATCATTGGGTTTTGTATTAGTTGGTTATACAGTAGCTTTTGGCGAAGGTTTAAATGATCAAACTATAAATTATGCAACTGTTTTATTTCAAATGGCTTTCGTTGGAAAAGCAATGAATGTTATGAGTGGTGGTATTAGTGAAAGAGCTAGGGTTGTACCTCTAGCAATATTTACACTAATTATGGGGACAATTTTATATCCATTAGTAGTTAATTTAACATGGGGAACAAACTTCTTAAAAGATACTATCTTAGATATATCATCTATGCATGATTTAGCTGGATCAACAATTATTCATAGTACTGGTGGTTGGGCTTTACTCGCTGCTTTATTAATAATTGGTGCAAGAACAGGAAGATATACTAAAGATGGTGGAATTAGAGTAATACCAGCTTCAAATATACCTTTAGTAACTTTAGGTGCTTTATTATTATGGATTGGTTGGTTTGGATTTAATGGTGGAAGTGTAGGAACTATGGCAACTAAAGAAGATGCACATTTAGTATCATTAGTAATTTTAAATACAAACACAGCTGGTTTTGCAGGAGCAATAGCAGTAGCAATCATGATGTATGTAATGTACAGAAAATTTGATATCACTATGATATTAAATGGTGGATTAGGTGGATTAGTATCTATTACAGCAGGTGCAGATGTAATGGGTGTTTATTCTCCAATTTTAGTAGGTGCAATTGGTGGGGTGTTAGTTGTACTTGGAGTATTTATGTTTGATAAGTTAAGAATAGATGATCCTGTTGGAGCTTTATCTGTACACTTAATAAATGGAATATGGGGAACATTAGCTGTTGGGATTTTTGTTAGTGATATCTCATTTTTAGCTCAATTAAAAGGTGTTGTATTCGTTGGAGTTTTTGTCTTTGTAATATCTTTTGTACTATTATTTATTTTAAATAAAATTATACCTATAAGAACGAAAAAAGATGATGAATTACAAGGCTTAGATGTTGGAGAGTGCGGATTAGAAGCTTATCCAGAGTTTAAACGAGCATTCTAA
- a CDS encoding ankyrin repeat domain-containing protein, giving the protein MCSNIILGNRLNQKSSQEIFTNLIESNSWDILIKMFSLNILDINSRDFNGRNALYWAILQNKTDVIKALVDLRINLYVSPNLLAMNFAVYLDNVKVLRCLKNCGLNIDMIDEINSTPLIYALLYKKQNSIKFLISNGANLEHEDFMGNCAKNLV; this is encoded by the coding sequence ATGTGTAGTAATATAATTTTAGGGAATAGGTTAAATCAGAAAAGTTCACAAGAAATTTTTACAAATCTTATTGAAAGTAATAGTTGGGATATTCTTATTAAGATGTTTTCCTTAAACATTTTAGATATAAATAGTAGAGATTTTAATGGTAGAAATGCTTTATATTGGGCAATATTACAGAATAAAACTGATGTAATAAAAGCTTTAGTTGATTTAAGAATAAACCTTTATGTAAGTCCAAATTTATTAGCAATGAATTTTGCAGTTTATCTTGATAATGTTAAAGTTTTAAGATGTTTAAAAAATTGTGGTTTAAATATAGATATGATAGATGAAATTAATTCAACTCCACTTATATATGCACTTTTATATAAAAAACAAAATAGTATAAAATTTTTAATAAGCAATGGAGCAAATTTAGAACATGAAGATTTTATGGGAAATTGTGCAAAAAATTTAGTTTGA
- a CDS encoding P-II family nitrogen regulator translates to MKKIEAIVKPFKFEEVKEALVQIGVAGMTVSDVKGYGRQQGHSELYRGAEYVVDFLPKIKIELIVSDEDVDSTISVITEAAKTGKIGDGKIFVSPIEKVIRIRTGEQDEEAI, encoded by the coding sequence TTGAAAAAAATAGAAGCAATAGTAAAACCCTTCAAATTTGAAGAAGTTAAAGAAGCACTAGTTCAAATTGGAGTTGCAGGAATGACTGTGTCTGATGTGAAAGGATATGGAAGACAACAAGGGCATAGTGAGCTTTATAGAGGTGCTGAGTATGTTGTTGATTTTCTACCAAAAATTAAAATTGAGTTAATAGTTTCAGATGAAGATGTTGATTCTACAATTTCAGTAATTACTGAAGCAGCTAAAACTGGAAAAATTGGAGATGGAAAAATATTTGTTTCTCCAATAGAGAAAGTTATCAGAATAAGAACTGGTGAACAAGATGAGGAGGCTATTTAA
- the pyrC gene encoding dihydroorotase: protein MAKTFILNEPLDMHLHLRDNDMLRLVAPLTSKTFSGALVMPNLVPPITTKEALISYKNRILDSCNGDNFIPFMTLFFQNNYSFEFLEDIKDEIIGIKLYPAGITTNSETGVSSMDIEVLRTTLESMSKLGIPLCIHGETNGFVMDREKEFMPIYESIAQAFPNLKIIMEHITTKDAVELLDKYDNLFATVTLHHLLITLDDVAGGMLAPHLFCKPIAKTPVDRTALLNAALKAHPKLMFGSDSAPHPKHKKECCGCAAGVFTSPIALQVLVELFEKHNALENLNNFVSNNAKKIYNLDLKSKTINLVKKDFNVPNEYRYKDEVVVPMYAGEILSWSLED from the coding sequence ATGGCGAAAACATTTATTTTAAATGAACCATTAGATATGCACTTACATTTAAGAGATAACGACATGCTTAGGCTTGTCGCTCCTCTTACTTCTAAAACTTTTAGTGGTGCTTTAGTTATGCCAAATCTAGTTCCTCCAATTACAACTAAAGAAGCTTTGATATCATATAAAAATAGAATACTTGATTCATGTAATGGAGATAATTTTATTCCTTTTATGACTTTATTTTTCCAAAACAACTATAGTTTTGAATTTTTAGAAGATATAAAAGATGAGATAATAGGAATAAAATTATATCCAGCAGGAATTACTACAAACTCTGAAACAGGAGTTTCATCTATGGATATTGAAGTTTTAAGAACAACATTAGAATCTATGAGTAAATTAGGAATTCCACTATGTATTCATGGTGAAACAAATGGTTTTGTAATGGATAGAGAAAAAGAGTTTATGCCAATATATGAATCTATTGCTCAAGCTTTCCCAAATTTAAAAATTATTATGGAGCATATTACTACAAAAGATGCAGTTGAACTATTAGATAAATATGATAATCTTTTTGCAACTGTAACTTTACACCATTTACTAATAACTTTAGATGATGTCGCTGGTGGTATGTTGGCTCCGCATCTATTTTGTAAACCAATAGCAAAAACACCAGTTGATAGAACTGCACTTTTAAATGCAGCACTAAAAGCACACCCAAAACTTATGTTTGGAAGTGATAGTGCTCCTCACCCAAAACATAAAAAAGAGTGCTGTGGTTGTGCTGCTGGTGTTTTCACATCTCCTATTGCTCTTCAAGTATTAGTTGAACTTTTTGAAAAACATAATGCTTTAGAGAATTTGAATAATTTTGTATCAAATAATGCTAAAAAAATCTATAATTTAGATTTAAAATCAAAAACTATAAATCTAGTAAAAAAAGATTTTAATGTTCCAAATGAGTATAGATACAAAGATGAGGTAGTTGTTCCTATGTATGCAGGAGAAATACTCTCTTGGAGTTTAGAAGACTAA